A genomic segment from Corallococcus soli encodes:
- a CDS encoding response regulator, which produces MSGISKLASGSRVAIVGGGIAGAGLAASLLFNGRARGVALDVRIYAGGTEERTAPPALLTPECRSRLAALGCRIPPEWRTHELRGVEIISQGERELLPCAPGGLWVVDGWPQGEGGLDQVRQVLSTAASAQGARFVNRNVERVERQAPAPDAPTAVRNAGPLVVRAQGSGERFHAVALASGAGPLLGDAFFKGFRPAPSMPAVQARLKGAMVGRELMPVARLWVSPLPAVDALFLIPGAGSVYALAFGAAVTPADLCQVLMMAARDGLLEEGFEVAALETTRLPYGPGRTLVAPGQLVVGPAAFGHPLQVGLSETLASCSRAAVALLDGGLDAPSLERRYVRDGLGELMEDAAAGARAITWLRRAGKRAPAAFVAARARHSLGGVYGGGVLGLSAPTPLALLAAARWAGMREVVGSWLRTPMEPVPTMVPEVEPDLYYVVDDDADTREALTLLLESTGARVVSFADELALFCAVARRPPTAILLDVVLHWVDGLRLCEGLKQHPLTRDTRVLVMSGLNRPHVRQRALDAGAEAFLPKPVNPDRLLCQLTGRVPDPLGAPATARPANVEPFGEDRYAS; this is translated from the coding sequence ATGAGCGGGATCAGCAAGCTGGCGAGTGGTTCGAGGGTGGCGATCGTCGGCGGCGGGATCGCCGGTGCGGGGCTCGCGGCCTCGCTGCTCTTCAATGGTCGCGCCCGGGGCGTGGCCCTGGACGTGCGCATCTACGCGGGGGGCACCGAGGAGCGCACCGCGCCCCCTGCCCTGCTCACCCCGGAGTGCCGCTCGCGGCTGGCGGCGCTCGGCTGCCGCATCCCGCCGGAGTGGCGCACGCACGAGCTGCGCGGCGTGGAGATCATCTCCCAGGGCGAGCGTGAATTGCTGCCGTGCGCGCCCGGGGGCCTGTGGGTGGTGGATGGCTGGCCGCAGGGTGAAGGCGGCCTGGATCAGGTGCGGCAGGTGCTGTCCACGGCGGCCAGCGCCCAGGGCGCGCGCTTCGTGAACCGCAACGTGGAGCGCGTGGAGCGGCAGGCGCCCGCGCCGGATGCGCCCACGGCGGTGCGCAACGCGGGGCCGCTGGTCGTCCGCGCGCAGGGCAGTGGCGAGCGCTTCCACGCGGTGGCGCTGGCCTCGGGCGCGGGGCCGCTGTTGGGGGATGCCTTCTTCAAGGGCTTCCGTCCGGCGCCGTCCATGCCCGCGGTGCAGGCGCGGCTCAAGGGCGCGATGGTGGGCCGGGAGCTGATGCCGGTGGCGCGCCTCTGGGTGTCGCCGCTGCCCGCGGTGGATGCGCTGTTCCTCATTCCCGGCGCGGGCTCCGTGTACGCGCTGGCCTTCGGCGCGGCGGTGACGCCCGCGGACCTGTGCCAGGTGCTGATGATGGCCGCGCGCGACGGCCTGCTGGAGGAGGGCTTCGAGGTCGCCGCGCTGGAGACGACGCGCCTGCCCTATGGCCCCGGCCGCACGCTGGTGGCGCCCGGTCAGCTCGTGGTGGGCCCGGCCGCCTTCGGCCACCCGCTGCAGGTGGGCCTGTCGGAGACGCTGGCCTCGTGCAGCCGCGCCGCGGTGGCGCTCCTGGACGGGGGCCTGGATGCGCCGTCGCTGGAGCGCCGGTACGTGCGGGACGGCCTGGGCGAACTGATGGAGGACGCGGCGGCCGGCGCGCGTGCCATCACCTGGCTGCGGCGCGCGGGCAAGCGGGCCCCGGCGGCCTTCGTCGCGGCGCGGGCCAGGCACTCCCTGGGCGGCGTGTACGGCGGCGGCGTGCTGGGCCTGAGCGCCCCCACCCCCCTGGCGCTGCTGGCCGCGGCGCGGTGGGCCGGGATGCGCGAGGTGGTGGGCTCGTGGCTGCGCACGCCCATGGAGCCCGTGCCCACGATGGTGCCGGAGGTGGAGCCGGACCTGTACTACGTGGTGGACGACGACGCGGACACGCGCGAGGCGCTGACGCTGCTGCTGGAGAGCACCGGCGCGCGCGTGGTGTCCTTCGCGGACGAGCTGGCGCTGTTCTGCGCGGTGGCGCGGCGTCCGCCCACCGCCATCCTGCTGGACGTGGTGCTGCACTGGGTGGACGGCCTGCGCCTGTGCGAGGGCCTCAAGCAGCACCCGCTCACCCGGGACACGCGCGTGCTGGTGATGAGCGGGCTCAACCGTCCGCACGTGCGGCAGCGCGCGCTGGACGCGGGCGCCGAGGCCTTCCTGCCCAAGCCGGTGAACCCGGACCGCCTGCTCTGCCAGCTCACCGGCCGCGTGCCGGATCCGCTCGGCGCGCCCGCCACCGCGCGGCCCGCCAACGTGGAGCCGTTTGGCGAGGACCGCTACGCGTCCTGA
- a CDS encoding diguanylate cyclase, which produces MERHGRSSERALLLIIEDDTGVREGLMDLLAPRFDVLSAADAGAGVELAREHRPDLVLLDRFLPSGDGLAVLETLQGDVRTEMVPVIFLTGDADEATLEKCLEMGAVDFIHKPASSRELLARIDRAVRQSEQQRKLQVLAQTDALTGLANFRALSVRLDDEFKRALRYGYSLSVVVIDLDHLKAINDGMGHDVGNRAILSLATLMQGNLRESDFAARFGGDEFVVLLPHQTSLEAAVFAERLRTELRGVNVQRSDGRPAPFGLSISVGVADHTPEGPRESTEALLKAADAALYEAKREGRDRVVVYGQSLHTPPAQRH; this is translated from the coding sequence ATGGAACGGCACGGCCGCAGCAGCGAGCGGGCGCTTCTCCTCATCATCGAGGACGACACCGGGGTGCGCGAGGGGTTGATGGACCTGCTGGCCCCGCGCTTCGACGTCCTGTCCGCGGCGGACGCGGGTGCGGGCGTGGAACTGGCGCGCGAGCACCGCCCGGACCTGGTCCTCCTGGATCGCTTCCTGCCCTCCGGGGATGGGCTGGCGGTCCTGGAGACGCTCCAGGGCGACGTGCGCACGGAGATGGTGCCCGTCATCTTCCTCACAGGGGACGCGGACGAAGCGACCCTGGAGAAATGTCTGGAGATGGGCGCCGTGGACTTCATCCACAAGCCGGCGAGTTCGCGCGAGCTGCTCGCCCGCATTGACCGGGCGGTGCGCCAGAGCGAGCAGCAGCGCAAGCTCCAGGTGCTGGCGCAGACGGACGCGCTCACGGGCCTGGCGAACTTCCGCGCGCTGTCCGTCCGGCTGGACGACGAGTTCAAGCGCGCCCTGCGCTACGGCTACTCGCTGAGCGTGGTGGTCATCGACCTGGATCACCTCAAGGCCATCAACGACGGCATGGGGCACGACGTGGGCAACCGCGCCATCCTGTCGCTGGCGACGCTGATGCAGGGCAACCTGCGCGAGTCCGACTTCGCGGCGCGCTTCGGCGGCGACGAGTTCGTGGTGCTGCTGCCCCACCAGACGTCCCTGGAGGCGGCGGTGTTCGCGGAGCGGCTGCGCACGGAGCTGCGCGGCGTGAACGTGCAGCGCAGCGACGGTCGCCCCGCGCCCTTCGGGTTGAGCATCAGCGTGGGCGTGGCGGACCACACGCCGGAAGGCCCGCGCGAGAGCACGGAAGCATTGCTGAAGGCGGCGGACGCCGCGCTGTACGAGGCCAAGCGGGAGGGACGCGACCGGGTGGTCGTGTACGGCCAGTCGCTCCACACCCCTCCGGCGCAGCGGCACTGA
- a CDS encoding tetratricopeptide repeat protein has translation MYNLLISLAVGLAVAVLVKLVGGFSWWAGIVPGIIALFATYIVLARRVSTRVQALMTTVQNDLQGQPANQKEAQGRVDRAVKTLEQGLVWDKWQFLIGPEIHAQIGMLKYMVKDVEGAKPHLKKASGRNYMAKAMEGALHFRLNDKDAMKASFEAAVKSGKKESIVWAVYAWCLLQQKDKDAAQRVLARGVEQNPKDEKLKGSLAQLQNDKRLKMKPYEPLWWQFGLEAPPMMPPMGGGRRVQFTQRR, from the coding sequence ATGTACAACCTTCTCATCTCCCTGGCCGTCGGGCTGGCGGTCGCCGTGCTGGTCAAGCTGGTCGGCGGCTTCTCCTGGTGGGCCGGCATCGTGCCCGGCATCATCGCCCTCTTCGCCACCTACATCGTGCTCGCCCGCCGGGTGTCCACCCGCGTCCAGGCGCTGATGACGACGGTGCAGAATGATCTCCAGGGGCAGCCCGCCAACCAGAAGGAGGCCCAGGGCCGCGTGGACCGGGCCGTCAAGACGCTGGAGCAGGGCCTCGTCTGGGACAAGTGGCAGTTCCTCATCGGTCCGGAGATCCATGCCCAGATCGGCATGCTCAAGTACATGGTGAAGGACGTCGAGGGGGCGAAGCCGCACCTCAAGAAGGCCAGCGGCCGCAACTACATGGCCAAGGCCATGGAAGGCGCCCTGCACTTCCGCCTCAACGACAAGGACGCCATGAAGGCCTCCTTCGAAGCCGCGGTGAAGAGCGGCAAGAAGGAATCCATCGTCTGGGCCGTGTACGCGTGGTGCCTGTTGCAGCAGAAGGACAAGGACGCCGCCCAGCGCGTGCTCGCCCGGGGCGTGGAGCAGAACCCCAAGGACGAGAAGCTCAAGGGCAGCCTCGCCCAGTTGCAGAACGACAAGCGCCTGAAGATGAAGCCCTACGAGCCCCTCTGGTGGCAGTTCGGCCTGGAAGCGCCGCCGATGATGCCGCCCATGGGCGGAGGCCGCCGCGTCCAGTTCACCCAGCGACGCTGA
- a CDS encoding response regulator, with protein MKVLLVEDDVSLREGMGELVSELADVQAVGTIPEAMSALEAGRFELVMTDLRIAGKHDDGRGILEAARRRLFPVAIVSASGPDEVDQALHPFQPDALLMKPFQVDDIMGLVERFLDLKRQVLAASEAPLAADAPGWTDLAPGARSATPDPDGSRTWVRLTSGADFRWLRPSCGHGVLLLEGELELDGERYAAPSYLFLAHGAAPQTRTRTGALAVCVPLRG; from the coding sequence ATGAAGGTACTTCTTGTCGAGGACGACGTGAGCCTCCGGGAGGGCATGGGCGAGCTGGTCTCCGAGCTGGCGGACGTGCAGGCGGTGGGCACCATCCCCGAAGCGATGAGCGCCCTGGAGGCCGGGCGGTTCGAGCTGGTGATGACCGACCTGCGCATCGCGGGCAAACACGACGACGGTCGGGGCATCCTGGAAGCGGCCCGCCGCCGGCTGTTTCCCGTGGCCATCGTCAGCGCCTCCGGCCCCGACGAGGTCGACCAGGCCCTGCACCCGTTCCAGCCGGACGCCCTCCTGATGAAGCCCTTCCAGGTGGACGACATCATGGGGCTGGTCGAGCGCTTCCTCGACCTGAAGCGTCAGGTGCTCGCCGCCTCGGAGGCGCCGCTGGCGGCGGACGCCCCGGGCTGGACGGACCTCGCGCCGGGCGCGCGCTCGGCCACGCCGGATCCGGATGGCTCGCGGACGTGGGTGCGGCTGACGTCCGGCGCGGACTTCCGCTGGCTCCGCCCGTCCTGCGGCCACGGCGTCCTCCTCCTGGAGGGTGAGCTGGAGCTGGACGGGGAACGCTACGCCGCCCCCAGCTACCTGTTCCTGGCCCATGGGGCCGCTCCCCAGACGCGCACGCGGACGGGTGCGCTGGCGGTGTGCGTACCGCTGCGCGGTTAG
- a CDS encoding RsmB/NOP family class I SAM-dependent RNA methyltransferase: MEIPLWPTPHDPSRLGRPSRRAATAALETHIAVLKGDPLKAALANALRDAEGLGGQERRFVAMASRELSRHQRLLDLAARLLGHSHAKIVMTEDQALVRYTLWRRLFCGEGWTRIGPEVKLPGPVRPRTLHDAVLEGLATKPLPEPPAAESVAERLATRYSFPGWLTQRLADVYPEATLAGLMASLDEEPALHFRVRPSGTRDAVLAALAEEGVVAEAVPSSPDALRVADASHRIFESKMMKSRRLQVQDVGSQLIVQACVPAGGSLEGLTVADVCAGAGGKTLGLADAVGAKGRVLAGDRSKRRLADARERVREFSLKQVTFPHPVPLDAVDVVLVDAPCSGTGSLAREPDQKWKLTAKAIKEFQATQSALLAEVAAQVKPGARIVYATCSVLPEENDRVVEGFLAKHPGFALEPVGEGWAPELQAGVDGPYLRALPPRVPGGGFFAARLVRKPG; this comes from the coding sequence GTGGAGATCCCCCTCTGGCCCACGCCGCATGATCCGTCGCGGCTGGGGCGTCCGTCCCGGCGCGCGGCCACCGCGGCGCTGGAGACCCACATCGCGGTGCTCAAGGGGGATCCGCTGAAGGCGGCGCTCGCCAACGCGCTGCGGGACGCCGAAGGGCTGGGCGGCCAGGAGCGGCGGTTCGTGGCCATGGCGTCGCGCGAGCTGTCCCGGCACCAGCGACTGTTGGACCTGGCGGCGCGCCTGCTGGGCCACTCGCACGCGAAGATCGTCATGACGGAGGACCAGGCGCTGGTGCGCTACACGCTCTGGCGCCGTCTCTTCTGTGGCGAGGGTTGGACGCGCATTGGCCCGGAGGTGAAGCTGCCGGGCCCGGTGCGGCCGCGCACCCTGCATGACGCGGTGCTGGAGGGGCTCGCGACGAAGCCCCTGCCGGAGCCTCCCGCAGCGGAGTCCGTCGCGGAGCGGCTGGCCACCCGGTACTCGTTCCCTGGCTGGCTCACCCAGCGGCTGGCGGACGTCTACCCGGAGGCGACGCTGGCGGGCCTGATGGCGTCCCTGGACGAGGAGCCCGCGCTGCACTTCCGCGTGCGCCCCTCCGGGACCCGGGACGCGGTGCTCGCGGCGCTGGCGGAGGAGGGCGTGGTGGCGGAAGCCGTGCCGTCGTCGCCGGACGCGCTGCGCGTCGCGGACGCCAGCCACCGCATCTTCGAGTCGAAGATGATGAAGTCCCGGCGGCTCCAGGTGCAGGACGTGGGCAGCCAGCTCATCGTCCAGGCGTGTGTCCCGGCGGGGGGCTCCCTGGAAGGGCTCACCGTGGCGGACGTGTGCGCGGGCGCCGGGGGCAAGACGCTGGGGCTGGCGGACGCGGTGGGCGCGAAGGGGCGGGTGCTCGCGGGAGACCGCTCCAAGCGGCGGCTCGCGGATGCGCGCGAGCGGGTGCGGGAGTTCAGCCTCAAGCAGGTGACGTTCCCGCACCCGGTGCCATTGGATGCGGTGGACGTGGTGCTGGTGGACGCGCCGTGCAGCGGCACCGGCTCACTGGCGCGCGAGCCGGATCAGAAGTGGAAGCTGACCGCCAAGGCCATCAAGGAGTTCCAGGCCACCCAGTCCGCGCTGCTGGCGGAGGTCGCCGCCCAGGTGAAGCCCGGGGCGCGCATCGTCTATGCGACGTGCTCCGTGCTGCCGGAGGAGAACGACCGGGTGGTGGAGGGGTTCCTCGCGAAGCATCCGGGCTTCGCGCTGGAGCCGGTGGGGGAGGGGTGGGCCCCGGAGCTCCAGGCGGGCGTGGACGGGCCGTACCTGCGGGCCCTGCCGCCCCGGGTCCCCGGAGGGGGCTTCTTCGCCGCGCGCCTCGTCCGCAAGCCGGGTTGA
- a CDS encoding class I fructose-bisphosphate aldolase has protein sequence MAHTDRVKQILSWYPSDNPGTLTNLARLLNSGTLAGTGKLVILPVDQGFEHGPARSFGPNPAGYDPDYHAQLAIESGCNAYAAPLGFLEAVAGKLQGEIPLILKVNNSDSLAKTAAPMSAVTSSVKDAVRLGCTAVGYTIYPGSAARNEQYEDLRDIIAEAKSYGLPTVLWAYPRGALSKEGETAIDVVAYAAQISAQMGAHVIKVKPPTDFLEQAEAKKAFEKANIPTKTLADRVREVVRSAFNGKRIVIFSGGEAKETSALMDDIKQIHQGGGFGSIMGRNAFQRPHDESVKLLKDVMNVFAGK, from the coding sequence ATGGCACACACCGACCGCGTCAAGCAGATCCTCTCCTGGTACCCCTCCGACAACCCCGGCACGCTGACGAACCTGGCGCGGCTGCTGAACAGCGGCACGCTGGCGGGCACGGGCAAGCTCGTCATCCTCCCGGTGGATCAGGGCTTCGAGCACGGCCCCGCGCGCTCCTTCGGTCCGAACCCGGCCGGGTATGATCCGGACTACCACGCGCAGCTGGCCATCGAGTCGGGCTGCAACGCGTACGCGGCGCCGCTGGGCTTCCTGGAGGCCGTCGCCGGCAAGCTCCAGGGCGAGATTCCCCTCATCCTCAAGGTGAACAACTCCGACTCGCTGGCCAAGACGGCCGCGCCCATGTCCGCGGTGACGTCGTCCGTGAAGGACGCGGTGCGCCTGGGCTGCACGGCGGTCGGCTACACCATCTACCCGGGCTCCGCCGCCCGCAACGAGCAGTACGAGGACCTGCGCGACATCATCGCGGAGGCCAAGTCCTACGGCCTGCCCACCGTGCTGTGGGCCTACCCGCGCGGCGCCCTGTCCAAGGAGGGTGAGACGGCCATCGACGTGGTGGCGTACGCGGCGCAGATCAGCGCGCAGATGGGCGCGCACGTCATCAAGGTGAAGCCGCCCACGGACTTCCTGGAGCAGGCCGAGGCGAAGAAGGCCTTCGAAAAGGCCAACATTCCCACCAAGACGCTGGCGGACCGCGTGCGCGAAGTCGTGCGCTCCGCGTTCAACGGCAAGCGCATCGTCATCTTCTCCGGCGGCGAGGCGAAGGAGACGTCGGCGCTCATGGACGACATCAAGCAGATCCACCAGGGTGGCGGCTTCGGCTCCATCATGGGCCGCAACGCGTTCCAGCGTCCGCACGACGAGTCCGTGAAGCTGCTCAAGGACGTGATGAACGTCTTCGCCGGCAAGTAG
- a CDS encoding TolC family protein, with protein MLPPGPTPVNAGQAAEAGNAAQSAASSAPKTSTTMQGTPGAGAPPGAGVPPTTGAPGTGVPGVGRTPGGGANAPGGGVPGSSPLGDSAPVTGEAPGAVAGAKPPKGPITLAQLVERARTQDARVAEASAELRKFQALHQQAKWAWFPKFEITLGAGGPVPEARNDGLGGPPTTEASLEGDWNFGKVGVTVFSTGNAVLPLYTFGKLSALEKAGEQGPIVGAALRERVRAEAGFQAAQAYYGYQLARTGLKQLEDVSKRLKDAGDRIDALLKEDSDQVAKLDTYKLGYFRQLVEGQRASALQGEQFALTAIRLLASAAPGEQVEVVEEELPLREDVKVPDLETALKQANERRPELKAISAGIIAREQEVLIRERSYYPDLGLAGFYDVRWTSSATRQRSPFAYDPYNDRTVGLGLVVRGTFDIPIKDAQLDQARAELDKLRAQEQTLRAGIQLEVTQVQSQLVAAYARAKSFTEAEKNAKRWATAAYAAFDLGTGDTRELVDSFTALAQASAERGKSWFDVRVGMASLARVTGAVPAADE; from the coding sequence ATGTTGCCGCCCGGTCCGACGCCGGTGAACGCGGGGCAGGCGGCCGAGGCCGGCAACGCCGCGCAGAGCGCCGCCTCCTCCGCGCCGAAGACCTCCACGACGATGCAGGGCACGCCGGGCGCGGGTGCCCCACCAGGCGCGGGTGTTCCGCCCACCACGGGTGCCCCAGGCACGGGTGTCCCCGGTGTCGGCCGCACGCCGGGCGGCGGAGCCAACGCTCCGGGCGGTGGCGTCCCCGGAAGCAGTCCGCTCGGAGACAGTGCGCCCGTGACAGGAGAGGCGCCGGGCGCCGTCGCCGGCGCGAAGCCGCCCAAGGGCCCCATCACCCTGGCCCAGCTCGTGGAGCGGGCGCGCACCCAGGACGCGCGCGTGGCGGAGGCGAGCGCGGAGCTGCGCAAGTTCCAGGCGCTGCACCAGCAGGCGAAGTGGGCGTGGTTCCCCAAGTTCGAGATCACCCTGGGCGCGGGCGGCCCCGTCCCCGAGGCGCGCAACGACGGCCTGGGCGGCCCGCCCACCACGGAGGCGTCGCTGGAGGGCGACTGGAACTTCGGCAAGGTGGGCGTGACGGTGTTCTCCACCGGCAACGCGGTGCTGCCGCTGTACACGTTCGGCAAGCTGTCCGCGCTGGAGAAGGCGGGCGAGCAGGGCCCCATCGTCGGCGCGGCGTTGCGCGAGCGTGTGCGCGCGGAGGCCGGCTTCCAGGCCGCGCAGGCGTACTACGGCTATCAGCTGGCGCGCACCGGCCTGAAGCAGCTGGAGGACGTGTCCAAGCGCCTCAAGGACGCGGGCGACCGCATCGACGCGCTGCTCAAGGAGGACTCGGATCAGGTGGCGAAGCTGGACACGTACAAGCTGGGGTACTTCCGTCAGCTCGTGGAGGGCCAGCGCGCCAGCGCCCTGCAGGGGGAGCAGTTCGCGCTCACCGCCATCCGGCTGCTGGCCAGCGCCGCCCCGGGTGAGCAGGTGGAGGTGGTGGAGGAGGAGCTGCCGCTGCGCGAGGACGTGAAGGTGCCCGACCTGGAGACCGCGCTGAAGCAAGCCAACGAGCGCCGTCCGGAGCTCAAGGCCATCTCCGCCGGCATCATCGCGCGCGAGCAGGAGGTCCTCATCCGCGAGCGCAGCTACTACCCGGACCTGGGCCTCGCGGGCTTCTACGACGTGCGCTGGACGAGCAGCGCCACGCGCCAGCGCAGCCCCTTCGCGTACGACCCGTACAACGACCGGACCGTGGGCCTGGGCCTCGTGGTGCGCGGCACCTTCGACATCCCCATCAAGGACGCGCAGTTGGATCAGGCCCGCGCGGAGCTGGACAAGCTGCGCGCGCAGGAACAGACGCTCAGGGCCGGCATCCAACTGGAGGTCACGCAGGTGCAGAGCCAGCTCGTCGCGGCCTATGCGCGGGCGAAGTCCTTCACGGAGGCGGAGAAGAACGCGAAGCGCTGGGCCACGGCCGCCTACGCGGCCTTCGACCTGGGCACCGGCGACACGCGCGAGCTGGTGGACTCCTTCACCGCGCTGGCCCAGGCGTCGGCGGAGCGGGGCAAGAGCTGGTTCGATGTGCGCGTGGGGATGGCCTCCCTGGCACGCGTGACGGGTGCCGTCCCGGCCGCGGATGAATAA
- a CDS encoding MlaC/ttg2D family ABC transporter substrate-binding protein produces the protein MIASLLAATLLAAAPVTPLNVVKSGNADVQKAANAPGATVQSLASVVEKFVDFEELAKRAMGEKAWAGLTPTQRKDFTDTMTGLLRASYAQKAIGQAKAEVAYGKESVQGNEATVDTKLTVKADQVPVDYKLYRTSAKTDWRIYDVITDEVSLVDTYSGQFRKILQTKGFDGLMTTLKSKRAQLEKENANTSAASVKDTAAGTTGAAPQTAK, from the coding sequence ATGATTGCTTCCCTGCTTGCCGCCACGCTGCTTGCCGCCGCGCCCGTGACTCCGCTCAACGTCGTGAAGTCGGGCAACGCGGACGTCCAGAAGGCCGCCAACGCGCCGGGCGCCACCGTCCAGTCGCTCGCGTCCGTCGTGGAGAAGTTCGTCGACTTCGAGGAACTCGCCAAGCGCGCCATGGGCGAGAAGGCCTGGGCGGGCCTCACGCCCACCCAGCGCAAGGACTTCACCGACACCATGACGGGCCTGCTGCGCGCCTCGTACGCCCAGAAGGCCATCGGCCAGGCGAAGGCGGAGGTGGCCTACGGCAAGGAGAGCGTGCAGGGGAACGAGGCCACGGTCGACACGAAGCTCACCGTGAAGGCTGACCAGGTGCCCGTGGACTACAAGCTCTACCGGACCTCCGCGAAGACGGACTGGCGCATCTACGACGTCATCACCGACGAGGTCTCCCTCGTGGACACCTACAGCGGCCAGTTCCGGAAGATCCTCCAGACGAAGGGCTTCGACGGCCTGATGACGACGCTCAAGTCCAAGCGCGCGCAGCTGGAGAAGGAGAACGCCAACACCAGCGCCGCGTCGGTGAAGGACACCGCGGCCGGCACGACGGGCGCCGCGCCCCAGACGGCGAAGTAG
- a CDS encoding N-acetyltransferase, protein MAHPAEHDVASPTLPPMPSDVQVTPVRGASDRTAFIRLPYALYRDDPNWVPPLEMERKDFLDPKKNPFFDYAEVELFLARRGSDVVGRVAAIKNPRHMEVHGTKEGFFGLFECVNDAGVARGLLDAASAWLKARGIDRLLGPANFSSNQDWGLLVEGFDTPPALMMPYNPTYYLGLLETCGFTKAKDLWAYELSSSAEPPEKVARIAEKIRQREGVTVRPVNLKDFPAEVARIKEVYNSAWEKNWGFIPFTEREFDHMAKEMKTIVRPELVLIAEVKGEPVAFSMTLPDANPAFKAANGRLTTFGLPIGLMKLVLASRSLKRLRLLTLGIKEGYRRRGLDAILYLDTLRTAKALGYTGGEISWTLEDNHLVNRAIESMGGQRSKTYRVFQRPV, encoded by the coding sequence ATGGCCCACCCCGCCGAGCACGACGTCGCCTCCCCCACCCTCCCTCCCATGCCCTCGGACGTGCAGGTGACGCCCGTGCGCGGCGCGTCGGACCGGACGGCCTTCATCCGGCTGCCCTACGCCCTCTACCGTGACGACCCGAACTGGGTGCCGCCGCTGGAGATGGAGCGCAAGGACTTCCTGGATCCGAAGAAGAACCCCTTCTTCGACTACGCGGAGGTGGAGCTGTTCCTCGCGCGGCGTGGTTCGGACGTGGTGGGCCGGGTGGCCGCCATCAAGAACCCGCGCCACATGGAGGTCCACGGCACGAAGGAGGGCTTCTTCGGCCTCTTCGAGTGCGTGAACGACGCGGGCGTCGCCCGGGGGCTGCTGGACGCCGCCAGCGCGTGGCTGAAGGCGCGCGGCATCGACCGGCTGCTGGGGCCTGCCAACTTCTCCTCCAACCAGGACTGGGGCCTGCTCGTGGAGGGCTTCGACACGCCCCCCGCGCTGATGATGCCGTACAACCCCACGTACTACCTGGGGCTGCTGGAGACGTGCGGCTTCACCAAGGCCAAGGACCTGTGGGCCTACGAGCTGTCCTCGTCCGCGGAGCCACCGGAGAAGGTGGCGCGCATCGCGGAGAAGATCCGTCAGCGCGAGGGCGTCACCGTGCGCCCCGTGAACCTGAAGGACTTCCCCGCGGAGGTCGCCCGCATCAAGGAGGTCTACAACTCCGCCTGGGAGAAGAACTGGGGCTTCATCCCGTTCACCGAGCGCGAGTTCGACCACATGGCCAAGGAGATGAAGACCATCGTCCGGCCGGAGCTGGTGCTCATCGCGGAGGTGAAGGGGGAGCCCGTCGCCTTCTCCATGACGCTGCCGGACGCCAACCCGGCCTTCAAGGCAGCCAACGGGCGCCTCACCACGTTCGGCCTGCCCATTGGCCTGATGAAGCTGGTGCTGGCGTCGCGCAGCCTCAAGCGGCTGCGCCTGCTCACGCTGGGCATCAAGGAGGGCTACCGGCGCCGCGGCCTGGACGCCATCCTGTACCTGGACACGCTGCGCACCGCGAAGGCGCTGGGCTACACGGGTGGGGAGATCTCCTGGACGCTGGAGGACAACCACCTGGTCAACCGCGCCATCGAGTCCATGGGCGGCCAGCGCTCCAAGACGTACCGCGTGTTCCAGCGGCCCGTCTGA